The genomic DNA CAGGTCGTCCTGCGCGAGCGCGAGCACGGCGCCGTAGATGATCCCGATCACCGCCAGCGTCAGCACGAACGGCGCCAGCTCGCGGCTGGCGTCCGGGAACAGCGGCAGCGAGAAGCGCATCAGCCCGTAGGTGCCCATCTTCAGGAGCACGCCCGCCAGGACGACGGAGCCGGCCGTCGGCGCCTCCACGTGCGCGTCCGGCAGCCAGGTGTGCACCGGCACGAGCGGCACCTTGACCGCGAACGCGGCGAAGAAGCCGAGGAAGGCCCAGAACTGCAGCGACCCCGGGTAGGAGGTCTGCGCCAGCTGCACGATGTCGAAGGTGTAGACGCCCGTGCGGCTGCCGTGGTGCCAGTAGACCGCGATCGCGGCCGCGAGCATCAGCAGGCTGCCGACGAGGGTGTAGAGGAAGAACTTCACGGAGGCGTAGATGCGCCGCGGCCCGCCCCAGATGCCGATGAGCAGGAACATCGGGATCAGCATCGCCTCCCAGAAGATGTAGAAGAGCACGAAGTCGAGGGCGACGAAGACGCCGGTGAGGCCGGCCTGGAGCATGAGCAGCGCCGCGTAGTAGGCACGCTCGCGCTGGCGCACGTGCTCCATCGAGAAGAGCACCACGACCGGGCCGAGCAGCGCCGAGAGCAGCACGAGCAGCAGGCTCAGGCCGTCGACGCCGAGGTGGTACTCCGCGCCGATCGCGGGGATCCACGAGAGCCGCTCCTCGAACTGGAAGCCGCCGCGGGGCACGAAGCCCGTCCAGAGCTGGAGCGCGACCGCGAGCACCGCCAGGGTCGTCGCCAGCGCGACCGCCCGCTGCAGCCGCACCTGCGCGGCGGGCACCAGCGCCAGCGCCAGCGCGCCGGCCACGGGGCCGAAGACCAGGAAGCTCAGGACCGGGAAGCCGCTTTCCACTGTGTTATCTCCAGAGCAGGACGCCCAGCACGGCGGCCACCCCGATCGCCATCCACGAGAGGTAGTCGCGCAGCCGGCCGGTCTGCAGCCGCGCGAGCGCCCGGCCCCAGCCCTGTGCCGCCTCCGCGACGCCGTTGACGATGCCGTCGATCACGCCGAGGTCGAAGCGCAACGCCCCGCGGGCGAGCGCCAGCAGCGGCCGCACGATGACCGCGCTGTAGAGCTCGTCGATGTAGAACTTGTTCTTCGAGAGCGCGTAGAGCCGCGGCCACGAGGCGGCGACGCGGTCCGGGTCGATCGCGCCCTTCTGGTAGACGAGCCAGCCGAGGAAGGCGCCGCCGAGCGCCAGCGCGATGGCGAGCCCCTCCGCGAAGAGCGCGCCCTCGACCTCGCCGTGCTCCGCCGACGGCAGCGCGCGCCCGAGGAACTCGGTGAAGCCGTGCTCCAGCGGCAGGCCGGCGACGAAGGACATCACCGCGAGGATGACCAGCGGCCCGAGCATGACCCAGGGCGACTCGTGCACGCCCGGCGGGTGCCCGTGCCCGCCGTGGGCGTCGTGCGCGTCATGCATGTCGCCCGCAGGCGTCGCGCCGAGGCAGTCCGCGTCGCGCCGCCCGAAGAAGACCAGGACCACGGCGCGCGTGACGTAGAAGGCCGTCCCGCCCGCCGTGAGCACGCCGAGCCCGAAGAGCACGTAGTGGTGGCCGGCCCACGCCCCGCCGAGGATCATCTCCTTGGAGTAGAAGCCCGCGAAGAACGGGATGCCCGCCAGCGCCAGCGAGCCGACGATGAACGTGGTCGCCGTCCAGGGGATCTTCCGGAACAGCCTTCCCTGGCGGCTCACGTCGCAGTCGCCGCCGATGGCGTGCATGACGCTGCCGGAGCCGAGGAAGAGCAGCGCCTTGAAGAAGGCGTGGGTGAAGAGGTGGAAGATCGCGCCGATCCAGGCGCCGACGCCGAGCCCGAGGAACATGAACCCGAGCTGGCTCACCGTCGAGTAGGCCATGATGCGCTTGAGGTCGCTCTGCGTGAACGCGATCGCCGCGGCCATGACCGCGGTCAGCGTGCCGACGACCGCCACGACCTGCATCGCCGTGGGCGAGAGCGCGAACAGCGCGTTGCAGCGGGCCACCATGTACACGCCGGCGGTGACCATGGTCGCCGCGTGGATCAGGGCGGAGACCGGCGTCGGGCCCTCCATCGCGTCGGGGAGCCAGACGTGCAGCGGCAGCTGCGCCGACTTGCCGCAGGCGCCGACGAAGAGCAGCAGGCAGATCCAGGTCACGGTCGAGGGCGGCAGCTGCGGCGCGAGCGCGAAGACGCGCTGGTAGTCGACGCTCCCCGTGTTCGCGATCAGCAGCAGGATGCCGAGCGCGAAGCCGAAGTCGCCGACGCGGTTCACGA from bacterium includes the following:
- a CDS encoding NADH-quinone oxidoreductase subunit M, translated to MESGFPVLSFLVFGPVAGALALALVPAAQVRLQRAVALATTLAVLAVALQLWTGFVPRGGFQFEERLSWIPAIGAEYHLGVDGLSLLLVLLSALLGPVVVLFSMEHVRQRERAYYAALLMLQAGLTGVFVALDFVLFYIFWEAMLIPMFLLIGIWGGPRRIYASVKFFLYTLVGSLLMLAAAIAVYWHHGSRTGVYTFDIVQLAQTSYPGSLQFWAFLGFFAAFAVKVPLVPVHTWLPDAHVEAPTAGSVVLAGVLLKMGTYGLMRFSLPLFPDASRELAPFVLTLAVIGIIYGAVLALAQDDLKKLIAYSSISHLGFVVAGIFSFDPRGEAGAVLQMIGHGLITGALFLCVGMVYERTHQRSIPKLGGLAHRLPVYATLLAFFALASLGLPGLAGFVGEFLILIGVFAASPAFAVGTAVGIVLGAAYLLWMLQRVIFGTLPEQYAGLGDLTALELLALAPLVALTIWIGVAPRPFLAVIESALPALLSRAWQ
- the nuoL gene encoding NADH-quinone oxidoreductase subunit L, with product MAETLLWLIPALPFAAFLLNGLLGRKLTRTAAHWPALLAVGGAFVCAVQVLRHALESPAWRVDFFTWIAVGPFQVPLTLAADPLTAIMLVVVTGVSTLVHLYSVGYMHGDGGYHRFFAYLSLFTFSMLMLVLSGNFLLLYVFWEAVGLCSYLLIGFWFHKQSAADAGKKAFLVNRVGDFGFALGILLLIANTGSVDYQRVFALAPQLPPSTVTWICLLLFVGACGKSAQLPLHVWLPDAMEGPTPVSALIHAATMVTAGVYMVARCNALFALSPTAMQVVAVVGTLTAVMAAAIAFTQSDLKRIMAYSTVSQLGFMFLGLGVGAWIGAIFHLFTHAFFKALLFLGSGSVMHAIGGDCDVSRQGRLFRKIPWTATTFIVGSLALAGIPFFAGFYSKEMILGGAWAGHHYVLFGLGVLTAGGTAFYVTRAVVLVFFGRRDADCLGATPAGDMHDAHDAHGGHGHPPGVHESPWVMLGPLVILAVMSFVAGLPLEHGFTEFLGRALPSAEHGEVEGALFAEGLAIALALGGAFLGWLVYQKGAIDPDRVAASWPRLYALSKNKFYIDELYSAVIVRPLLALARGALRFDLGVIDGIVNGVAEAAQGWGRALARLQTGRLRDYLSWMAIGVAAVLGVLLWR